A window of Agrobacterium vitis genomic DNA:
GGCGCGATCAGGCAATGAACAGGCCCGGCTTGCTATCGATAGCGTGGCAAAACAGGCATCGATCGGTATCGCCGCCGTGCATGCGCTGCTGGACCCGGCAGTCACGGTGATTGGCGGCGGCATCGGCTCCCAGCCAGAATTCTTCACGCTTTTGCAGACCTATCTGAAACCCTTGCTGCCCTTCGAAAGCCCGTTGAAACAAAGCAGGCTCGGTGTGCAGGCGGGGATGATTGGCGCTGTGGCGCTGGCCTTGAAAAACCGCGTCCCGCATCCCGGACAATCCGATGCGAAAAACCTATAACAGACAGGGGAGAGACATGGATAAAGCCAAGGCAAAGGCACGGCCAGACGGACTTGTCGAAAGCGAATTGCCCCTGCAATTGGCATTCATGGCACCCCGCCTGCAAGGTGATTTTCTGCCGGAAGGACGGCTTGAACTGTCACTCTGGGGTTGCGGACGGATCGCAAACATCGCTCTTCACCCGTGGACCGGCCCGTTCATCTACGCGCCGAACCAAATGACCGGCAAAGACCATGGCCTCTATGTTGCCCAATCCGCCCCTGTTCTGGTGCTAACAGGCAGCCAGTTGAAATCCACACGCCCGGCCCGCCGCTGCGCCTGGTGGGGCACGCTGACCAAGCCGGAAAAAGTGGCGCACAGCGGGGCAAGGCGGATCATCCGCACGCCATGGGGCGTGGCCATTGTCGAAGACAAAGGCGACGGCGTGATCGTCATTGCCGCAGGTGCCAGCGACGCGGAAGCCGAACGGGGCATGACCCTGCCAGTCGAGACGATCATCACTGAGAGCAAGGCTCATGTGACGCGCTGCGACCTGCTGCCCCAAGCCCCACCGCTGATGCGCAGCATGGCAATTCAAAGCGCCCATGCCTCACTATCCAGCATTCGCCGTGCCGAAGACGGTTCCTTTCTGGGGCTTGCCGCAGGCCAGGCCTATAGCGCGCCGAGCCGCACCTATTACCGCGACGGCTACTGGACCTTGCAGGCCCTGCTGTATCTGGAGCCGGAGGCGGTGCGTGGTCAGATCGACCTGCTGGCGACCGGCATCCAGCCCGATGGTGAAAGCCCGAGCGGCGTTATCCTGACCGGTCCGAAACAGGGCGAGGAGTGGGAGAAATTCCGCACCACTTCCGATGACTATAAGATGGAACATCTGCGGCGCACCGACTGGTGGAGCGATCATTTCGACAGTCCGCTGTTCTTCATCCTGACGATTGGCGATTATATCAGCACCACCGGTGACAAAACGGTCCTTACCCGTCACTGGAAAACTATCGAAGCAATTTTCCGCCGCTATCAGGGCTTCGACACAGCCGAAAACGGCTTGGCCGTCAAGCCCCGGCACGACCGCGACTGGGCGGACAATGTCTATCGCCATGGCTATGTCGCCTATGATCTCGGGCTCTGGATCGGCGCGCTGGATGCAATCGCAGAATTCGGCACCCATCAGGACGAGGCTTTGGCCAAAGAGGCAAAGCAGACGGCAATCACCGCCCGTGCATCACTGGACGAAGCGCTTCTCACCCCCCATGGCTGGTATGCAGATTACGGCCTAAAAAGTGATTTCGTCGAGGATCACCTCACACTCGACAGCCTGACTCTCCTACGGTTCGATGCCGTGTCGGATGACCGCGCCAAAACCGTGCTTGACCATGTCGCGGCCTTGCTGGAGACCCGCAACAATGCCCACCAGCCCTATGGCGACTGGGGTGTGATGTGCGCCTGGCCGCCCTTCAAGCGACCCGCCGATACCCGCGCCAAGTCCGCCTTTGCCTATCGCTATCACAATGGCTCAGACTGGCCCTATCTCTCAGGCCTCTATGCCGAACAGCGATTGAAATACGACATGGACGGCTGGGATTATCCGATGCTGCGCTGGTGGCAGACCAGCCTTGAAAACGGCTGGATCGGCTCCGTCGAATATTTCTCACCGCCTTTTGGCCGAGGCTCGCTGCTCCAGGGCTGGACCGGCATGCATGCCGCCGCCATCCTGCAATATAGACCAAAAGTTGAAGCGGCGATTGCCGCGGGCCACATCGCCTAAGACGAGGAACCATTAGCAATGGCTCTTCGGGCTTATGGGGCTCCTATTGCCTTCTCCCAGGACAGCTCTGAATAGCAGGATACATGTCGTCACGGTAATATGCCTGCATCTATACGTTGACATCAAGTCGCATACTAACATATCACTATCTTCGGGAGCCCTTTCCGAGGGTGGAAATCTGGGAGGATATGTTGGTGACGATCAATAGAAGAACATTCATGGGCACGGCCGCTGGTGTTGCCGGGCTCGGCCTGTTGCCGCGTCTAGGCATGGCGGCCCCCAAACAACCGGCAAGTCCTGTCACCATCACCGTCGCTGACGTGGCTGGCAATCTGGCGTTGACCCAGGGCATGTTCGAGAAATATGCCGCGGCAAAGCCGCAATGGGTGTCGCGCTTTGCCTTCACAAAGGCCCCTGCCCCGGAACTGCCATCAAAGCTCAAG
This region includes:
- a CDS encoding GH116 family glycosyl hydrolase encodes the protein MDKAKAKARPDGLVESELPLQLAFMAPRLQGDFLPEGRLELSLWGCGRIANIALHPWTGPFIYAPNQMTGKDHGLYVAQSAPVLVLTGSQLKSTRPARRCAWWGTLTKPEKVAHSGARRIIRTPWGVAIVEDKGDGVIVIAAGASDAEAERGMTLPVETIITESKAHVTRCDLLPQAPPLMRSMAIQSAHASLSSIRRAEDGSFLGLAAGQAYSAPSRTYYRDGYWTLQALLYLEPEAVRGQIDLLATGIQPDGESPSGVILTGPKQGEEWEKFRTTSDDYKMEHLRRTDWWSDHFDSPLFFILTIGDYISTTGDKTVLTRHWKTIEAIFRRYQGFDTAENGLAVKPRHDRDWADNVYRHGYVAYDLGLWIGALDAIAEFGTHQDEALAKEAKQTAITARASLDEALLTPHGWYADYGLKSDFVEDHLTLDSLTLLRFDAVSDDRAKTVLDHVAALLETRNNAHQPYGDWGVMCAWPPFKRPADTRAKSAFAYRYHNGSDWPYLSGLYAEQRLKYDMDGWDYPMLRWWQTSLENGWIGSVEYFSPPFGRGSLLQGWTGMHAAAILQYRPKVEAAIAAGHIA